One genomic region from Salvia hispanica cultivar TCC Black 2014 chromosome 2, UniMelb_Shisp_WGS_1.0, whole genome shotgun sequence encodes:
- the LOC125203545 gene encoding probable RNA-binding protein 18 isoform X2 → MFSPFGKIVSEDYLWHTRGPKRGEPRGYAFIQFSSTEEAIRAKEKMHGRMACGRPLVVRLASEKYPIDGAVNHSKTSEGSRSLVSGGSGGQTSRSAKIAAIKNKLKAIDEEGHSTSKKQKQSDEHCISLEKPHQR, encoded by the exons ATGTTTTCTCCATTTGGAAAAATTGTATCCGAAGACTACCTATGGCATACTCGTGGCCCTAAGCGCGGAGAGCCACGTGGTTATGCTTTCATCCAGTTCAGCTCTACAGAG GAAGCTATTCGGGCCAAGGAGAAGATGCATGGAAGAATGGCTTGTGGACGCCCATTAGTTGTTCGTCTTGCCAGTGAGAAATACCCCATAGATGGTGCAGTTAATCATTCCAAGACCAGTGAAGGGAGCAGGTCCCTTGTCTCTGGCGGTAGTGGCGGACAAACTAGCCGGAGTGCTAAGATAGCCGCGATCAAGAACAAACTGAAAGCGATTGATGAAGAAGGCCATAGCACCTCAAAAAAGCAGAAGCAAAGCGATGAGCATTGCATCAGTCTCGAGAAGCCTCATCAAAGATGA
- the LOC125203545 gene encoding probable RNA-binding protein 18 isoform X1, translating to MDHFNFNDEKAESRLYVGNLDLRITEAALIKMFSPFGKIVSEDYLWHTRGPKRGEPRGYAFIQFSSTEEAIRAKEKMHGRMACGRPLVVRLASEKYPIDGAVNHSKTSEGSRSLVSGGSGGQTSRSAKIAAIKNKLKAIDEEGHSTSKKQKQSDEHCISLEKPHQR from the exons ATG GACCATTTCAACTTTAATGATGAAAAGGCAGAGAGCAGATTGTATGTTGGTAACCTTGATCTCAGGATAACAGA GGCAGCTCTAATCAAGATGTTTTCTCCATTTGGAAAAATTGTATCCGAAGACTACCTATGGCATACTCGTGGCCCTAAGCGCGGAGAGCCACGTGGTTATGCTTTCATCCAGTTCAGCTCTACAGAG GAAGCTATTCGGGCCAAGGAGAAGATGCATGGAAGAATGGCTTGTGGACGCCCATTAGTTGTTCGTCTTGCCAGTGAGAAATACCCCATAGATGGTGCAGTTAATCATTCCAAGACCAGTGAAGGGAGCAGGTCCCTTGTCTCTGGCGGTAGTGGCGGACAAACTAGCCGGAGTGCTAAGATAGCCGCGATCAAGAACAAACTGAAAGCGATTGATGAAGAAGGCCATAGCACCTCAAAAAAGCAGAAGCAAAGCGATGAGCATTGCATCAGTCTCGAGAAGCCTCATCAAAGATGA
- the LOC125203542 gene encoding uncharacterized protein LOC125203542, translating to MHKNMETNTCNVNHLDADAHLPPRKRLLAGLKRQNSDVNSPTATASTPSSGGSEHDVRSNNALRSHLRDPSLSNEEIVEISRIAANKAAKAAEVARANAEEKAAKAAKAVAAAKSALDLVAILSDETGNKEKLLKKNKMKKHVTVEALYNKNESSPGTDEELARNLHRVINSSPRILKNSPGSESKSHKHKKLKSSASSGRTSITNEAPVGEGDRDRQSAARSIGNGVVELDTESPVRKIGMIMVDLNTSKHDSCDQLKLDNGDGSRLSKIERLKLDDGEVLDSISRKRGRIKQKKLPLSICSFKDQTSPKEELKPQGNAVRSGVDNQPLFSMGPSSNSLMPPVERTSSMWKCQSFKAPACVKQNKVMQS from the coding sequence ATGCATAAGAATATGGAAACTAACACATGCAATGTTAATCACTTGGATGCGGATGCACATCTGCCACCTCGAAAGCGGCTTCTAGCTGGATTGAAGAGGCAGAATTCTGATGTTAATTCCCCCACAGCCACAGCATCAACTCCTAGTAGTGGTGGGAGCGAACATGATGTCCGTTCCAATAATGCATTGAGGTCCCATTTGCGTGATCCAAGTCTCTCAAATGAGGAGATTGTTGAAATCTCTAGAATCGCTGCTAATAAAGCTGCGAAGGCTGCAGAGGTTGCAAGAGCCAATGCTGAAGAGAAGGCTGCAAAAGCAGCAAAGGCAGTGGCTGCTGCCAAAAGTGCCTTGGATCTGGTTGCCATTCTTTCCGATGAGACAGGTAACAAAGAAAAACTTCTGAAAAAGAACAAGATGAAGAAGCATGTCACTGTTGAAGCATTgtacaataaaaatgaaagcagTCCAGGAACAGATGAAGAATTGGCTCGCAATTTGCATCGGGTCATCAACAGCTCTCCAAGAATTTTGAAGAACTCACCAGGTTCTGAATCGAAGAGTCATAAGCATAAAAAACTGAAAAGTTCTGCTTCTTCTGGGAGAACTAGCATTACTAATGAAGCTCCAGTTGGCGAAGGGGATAGAGATAGACAGTCCGCAGCAAGAAGCATTGGTAATGGTGTAGTAGAATTAGACACTGAAAGTCCTGTAAGGAAGATAGGCATGATTATGGTAGATTTGAACACTTCCAAGCATGACAGCTGCGATCAGCTAAAGTTGGACAATGGAGATGGATCACGCCTCAGTAAAATTGAACGGCTGAAGTTGGATGACGGTGAAGTCTTGGATAGCATTAGTAGAAAGAGGGGAAGAATTAAGCAGAAGAAATTGCCCCTGAGCATTTGTAGCTTCAAGGATCAAACTAGTCCAAAAGAGGAGCTGAAACCTCAGGGTAATGCTGTCAGAAGTGGTGTAGACAATCAGCCCTTGTTCTCAATGGGGCCTTCAAGTAACAGTTTGATGCCTCCGGTGGAGAGGACATCATCAATGTGGAAGTGCCAGTCCTTCAAAGCACCCGCTTGTGTTAAACAGAATAAAGTTATGCAGTCATAG
- the LOC125207839 gene encoding protein PATRONUS 2-like has product MATPAHRLIQDQNLNFLYNGTTPGGKTDVTKADKRGGLGGRRRALNDISNSRNPSSFPSKKKDSSINVISIDKDPSTVKGKSSKAAEKGRVAGRKALSDLTNSVKARPKQIPSLGRKLNAVAEEAEDGFLHNHQECIKAQTITVEKDYFLKTVGLANDTAVLPSAGKAFPLSSKKLEGYVKHPTMEELLELPSCLSPACRSPQSPKAPYTMYGEDDYLTDLMMIKTPKLKYSGF; this is encoded by the exons ATGGCAACCCCAGCTCATCGCCTGATCCAAGATCAGAACCTAAACTTTCTCTACAATG GCACTACTCCTGGGGGAAAGACTGATGTAACCAAAGCAGATAAGAGAGGAGGTCTTGGTGGAAGGAGGAGAGCACTTAACGACATATCGAACTCAAGAAACCCTTCTTCGTTTCCCTCCAAGAAGAAAGATAGCTCCATAAATGTCATCTCTATTGACAAAGATCCTTCAACTGTGAAAGGTAAGTCATCCAAGGCAGCTGAGAAAGGTAGAGTTGCTGGTAGGAAAGCACTCAGTGACCTCACAAACTCGGTTAAGGCACGTCCAAAGCAGATCCCAAGTTTGGGGAGGAAATTGAATGCTGTTGCAGAAGAAGCGGAAGATGGTTTTCTACACAACCATCAGGAGTGCATTAAAGCTCAGACGATTACTGTTGAAAAGGACTACTTCTTGAAGACAGTAGGACTGGCTAATG ATACTGCTGTACTGCCATCAGCTGGGAAGGCGTTTCCATTGTCATCAAAGAAG CTGGAGGGTTATGTGAAACATCCTACAATGGAAGAGCTGCTTGAGCTCCCTAGCTGCTTATCACCTGCTTGTCGATCTCCTCAGTCACCAAAGGCGCCATATACGATGTACGGGGAGGATGACTATTTGACTGATCTGATGATGATCAAGACGCCTAAGCTCAAGTATAGTGGCTTCTGA
- the LOC125203361 gene encoding scarecrow-like protein 8, translating into MSSGFPGGFTNQQQQFPFRSPLAEILHDPASQIRKRSLAEFQQQQGLELYLRNVKLRPNFPHANPLSPIFPLDFPTEVLGHETHKKKMMNHRLQELEKELLGDQVDGDEVSVVTHSDWSETIHNLIAPTKIPISPSPTSSSSSCSSTSASPPILTTKHSLIDAAAAISEGNLAAATEIITRLQQLANPKGTSEQRLTSFMVSALKSRVNPTGTSELYSKDHKLSTQMLYEVSPCFKLSFMAANLAIIYATSEQGFQRIHVVDFEIGEGGQYMHFLHALAANQSGAAALKITAFSDNTSGADEKLKIVGERLHTLAYKIGVRFDFTVKKLIVSDLNRIKLGIEPGEALAVNLAFKLHNLPDESVTTENLRDELLRLVKGLSPDVTTVVEQEMNANTAPLTVRVREACELYGALLDSLDATVSRGNPDRVRIEEAVGRKIVNSVSCEGRERVERCEVFGKWRARMSMAGFESVPMSQPVADSLRARLNLGTRGNPGFTVTEQSGGICFGWMGRTLTVASAWR; encoded by the coding sequence ATGTCTTCCGGGTTTCCAGGCGGCTTTACCAATCAGCAGCAGCAATTTCCGTTCCGATCGCCGCTAGCCGAAATCCTTCACGACCCTGCTTCCCAGATCCGGAAGAGATCACTAGCAGAATTTCAGCAACAGCAAGGCTTGGAGTTGTATCTACGAAACGTCAAGCTAAGGCCGAATTTCCCGCATGCAAATCCTCTTTCCCCCATCTTTCCGCTAGATTTCCCTACTGAGGTTTTGGGGCATGAAACTcacaagaagaagatgatgaatcATCGGCTGCAGGAGCTGGAGAAGGAGCTTCTAGGAGACCAAGTGGACGGAGATGAGGTATCCGTCGTCACCCACAGCGACTGGTCGGAGACCATCCACAATCTAATCGCCCCTACCAAAATCCCCATTTCTCCGTCTCCgacttcttcttcctcctcgtGCTCATCCACGTCAGCGTCTCCTCCGATCCTGACCACCAAACACTCTCTGATAGACGCCGCCGCAGCTATCTCAGAAGGAAATTTGGCCGCCGCAACCGAAATTATCACACGCCTCCAGCAGCTCGCTAACCCCAAGGGTACCTCGGAACAGAGGCTCACATCTTTCATGGTTTCGGCTCTAAAATCGCGCGTGAACCCCACCGGGACGTCGGAGCTCTACAGCAAAGACCACAAATTATCAACGCAAATGCTGTATGAGGTGTCGCCGTGTTTCAAGCTCAGTTTCATGGCCGCTAATCTCGCCATCATCTACGCAACCTCAGAGCAGGGGTTTCAGAGGATTCACGTTGTGGATTTCGAGATCGGCGAGGGTGGACAGTACATGCATTTCCTCCACGCGCTGGCGGCGAATCAATCCGGCGCCGCCGCCTTGAAAATCACCGCCTTCTCGGATAACACCTCCGGCGCCGACGAAAAGCTGAAGATCGTCGGCGAGAGACTGCACACGTTGGCCTACAAAATCGGCGTCCGGTTCGATTTCACAGTGAAGAAATTGATCGTCAGCGATTTGAACCGAATTAAATTGGGAATCGAGCCCGGCGAAGCCCTAGCCGTGAACTTGGCGTTCAAGCTACACAATCTACCTGACGAGAGCGTGACGACGGAGAATTTGAGGGACGAGCTGCTCCGCCTCGTGAAAGGTCTGTCTCCGGACGTAACGACGGTGGTGGAGCAGGAGATGAACGCCAACACGGCGCCGCTGACCGTGCGCGTGAGGGAGGCCTGCGAGCTCTACGGCGCGCTGCTTGACTCGCTCGACGCGACCGTGTCGCGGGGCAACCCGGACCGAGTCAGGATCGAGGAGGCGGTGGGTCGGAAAATCGTGAACTCGGTGTCGTGCGAGGGGAGGGAGCGGGTGGAGAGGTGCGAGGTGTTCGGCAAGTGGCGGGCTAGGATGAGTATGGCCGGGTTTGAATCGGTGCCGATGAGTCAACCCGTCGCGGACTCGCTGCGGGCGAGGCTGAACTTGGGGACACGTGGCAACCCGGGATTCACCGTGACCGAACAATCCGGCGGCATCTGCTTTGGGTGGATGGGACGGACCCTCACTGTCGCATCTGCTTGGCGTtga